In Fluviispira sanaruensis, a genomic segment contains:
- a CDS encoding peptide ABC transporter substrate-binding protein, with the protein MKSFFKYLAISVTLSQAAYAAVPNDPLAAKVQEVNLVNSEEPTTLDPQLCHETACTELVRSLYEGLLSTDGNGEIVPAAAEKWSITPDGKKYTFALRKNLKWSDGSELTAHDFVYGFRRLVDPKVASENASNLENVVNGTEINQGKMALHTLGVKALDNLTLEITLKKPSGYFLESLAVSAVVPLQKKNYEKYGASAFTLTENFVGNGPFILSLRKSRDRIVFTPNKYYWNKDKDYLSKVNYLIVGEAVAEYKMFEANQIHMTNSIPTEQIKGIREKYPNQLKTFEELASYYYIYNLRNPKLKNKSLRQALNIAIDRDVITKSFLNTGQISAYDLIPNNMKSYSHNKAYWQEWPREKQLAEAKKLYAEAGYSKENPLKIQILFNTDEGHKKIATAIASMWKKSLGAEVETLNEEWKTMLDKRSTGQFEVMRLGTVANMNDPYNFFENLISHKEVNVTKYKNAEFDKYIEQAENEVNPE; encoded by the coding sequence ATGAAAAGTTTTTTTAAATATTTAGCCATTTCTGTTACTTTATCTCAGGCGGCATATGCCGCTGTGCCAAATGATCCCCTTGCCGCAAAAGTGCAGGAGGTCAATCTTGTGAACTCAGAAGAGCCGACTACCCTCGATCCCCAACTTTGTCATGAAACAGCCTGCACAGAACTCGTCCGTAGTTTGTATGAAGGGTTGCTTAGTACTGATGGAAATGGGGAGATAGTCCCAGCAGCGGCTGAAAAATGGTCTATCACACCCGACGGAAAAAAATATACGTTCGCATTGCGCAAAAACTTAAAGTGGTCAGATGGAAGTGAATTGACTGCGCATGATTTTGTGTATGGTTTTAGACGTCTTGTCGATCCCAAAGTGGCTTCAGAAAATGCCTCTAACCTTGAAAATGTTGTGAATGGTACTGAAATCAATCAAGGTAAAATGGCATTGCACACCCTTGGAGTCAAAGCGCTTGATAACTTGACCCTTGAAATCACTTTAAAAAAACCATCGGGTTATTTTTTAGAATCCCTCGCTGTATCTGCTGTAGTGCCCTTGCAGAAGAAAAATTACGAAAAGTATGGAGCAAGTGCTTTTACCTTAACAGAAAACTTTGTCGGCAATGGCCCTTTTATTTTGTCGTTACGTAAGTCAAGAGATAGAATAGTTTTTACCCCCAACAAATACTATTGGAATAAAGACAAAGATTATTTATCCAAGGTGAATTATTTAATAGTTGGAGAAGCTGTTGCTGAATACAAGATGTTTGAAGCCAATCAAATCCATATGACAAATAGCATTCCTACGGAACAAATAAAAGGAATTCGGGAAAAATATCCTAATCAATTAAAAACTTTTGAAGAACTTGCTAGTTATTATTATATTTATAATTTAAGAAATCCAAAATTAAAAAATAAATCTCTGCGGCAAGCTCTTAATATTGCCATCGACAGAGATGTTATAACTAAGTCGTTTTTAAATACCGGACAAATATCTGCTTACGATCTCATTCCAAATAATATGAAAAGTTACAGCCATAACAAAGCTTATTGGCAGGAGTGGCCACGGGAAAAACAACTTGCTGAAGCAAAAAAACTTTATGCAGAAGCAGGTTATTCTAAGGAAAATCCTCTCAAAATTCAAATCCTTTTCAATACCGACGAAGGACACAAAAAAATAGCTACAGCCATTGCTTCCATGTGGAAAAAATCTTTAGGTGCTGAGGTTGAAACCCTCAACGAAGAATGGAAAACCATGCTCGACAAGCGTTCAACAGGTCAGTTTGAGGTCATGCGTTTGGGAACAGTAGCAAATATGAATGACCCGTATAATTTTTTTGAAAATCTAATTTCTCATAAAGAAGTGAATGTAACGAAGTATAAAAATGCAGAATTTGATAAATACATCGAACAAGCAGAAAATGAAGTAAATCCTGAATAA
- a CDS encoding peptide ABC transporter substrate-binding protein: protein MSLKLFGYSLISLVFSLNAMAAIPKDPLAAKVQELNIGNLDDPKTLDPQKCNETGCGAIILQLFEGLVRENSDGNVLPAAAENWVISADGKTYNLRLRKNLKWSDGTKLTAEDFVYSLKRLVDPKVASEYSTLLENVVNGKDIIDGKKPTDSLGVRAIDERNLEIKLSAATPHFLKNLTISSTFPVQRNNVEKHGESEDSFTAEGILVSNGPFKLTGRKVGDKVTAERNENYWNVESVYISKVNFHSVSDTLTEYRMFETGQLDATDRVPVDLYKQIKKKYVKEFKESPYLGSYFYVFNTQIPPFNNKKLRQALSIVIDRNVIVHKVLGGRGEKPLYDFVPIGMSDYTHAKPYWQDWLREKQLAEAKKLYKEAGFSEQKPLTLHILYNTLESHRKIATAIASMWKKELGVNAIPQNEEWKTMLDKRKNGDFEIMRLGYVADINDVSNFFIQLRSTDPANDSHFKNKDYDSVVNKALIESDSARRQKLFEEGGKILAEDQPIMPIYSSISLYLVHPYVVEFKKNVLNHYYLSGVYLRENPKNIN from the coding sequence ATGTCATTGAAACTATTTGGTTATTCTCTAATCTCTCTCGTTTTTTCGCTAAATGCAATGGCAGCCATTCCGAAAGATCCTTTAGCAGCGAAAGTGCAAGAGTTGAATATTGGTAATTTAGATGACCCTAAGACCCTCGATCCACAAAAATGCAATGAAACTGGCTGCGGAGCTATCATTTTGCAGCTGTTTGAAGGATTGGTGCGGGAAAATTCAGATGGGAATGTGCTGCCAGCCGCAGCTGAAAATTGGGTGATCAGTGCTGATGGAAAAACATATAACTTGAGACTGAGAAAAAACTTAAAATGGTCCGACGGGACAAAGCTCACTGCTGAAGATTTTGTCTATTCTTTGAAACGTTTGGTTGATCCAAAAGTGGCTTCAGAATATTCAACCTTACTTGAAAATGTCGTGAATGGAAAAGACATTATTGATGGGAAAAAGCCGACTGACTCCTTAGGCGTGAGAGCAATTGATGAGCGCAATCTCGAAATAAAGTTGAGCGCGGCCACTCCTCATTTTTTAAAGAATTTAACCATAAGCAGCACTTTTCCTGTTCAAAGAAACAACGTTGAAAAACATGGTGAAAGCGAAGATTCCTTTACGGCAGAAGGTATTCTTGTCTCCAATGGCCCCTTTAAACTTACAGGCAGAAAGGTAGGAGACAAAGTAACTGCAGAAAGAAATGAGAACTATTGGAATGTCGAATCGGTTTATATTAGCAAAGTGAATTTTCACTCTGTATCAGACACACTCACAGAATATAGAATGTTTGAAACGGGTCAACTCGATGCAACAGATAGAGTTCCTGTTGACTTATATAAGCAAATTAAAAAGAAATATGTAAAAGAATTTAAAGAGAGCCCATATCTTGGTAGTTATTTTTATGTCTTTAATACCCAGATACCTCCTTTTAATAATAAAAAGCTGAGACAAGCGTTGAGCATAGTTATTGATCGCAATGTCATAGTGCATAAAGTTCTTGGTGGCAGAGGAGAAAAACCTCTCTATGATTTCGTTCCCATCGGTATGAGCGATTACACTCATGCAAAGCCTTACTGGCAAGATTGGTTAAGGGAAAAACAGCTTGCAGAAGCAAAAAAGCTTTATAAAGAAGCAGGTTTTTCTGAACAAAAACCTCTGACTTTGCATATTTTGTACAACACACTTGAAAGTCATCGAAAAATTGCCACAGCAATTGCTTCCATGTGGAAAAAGGAACTGGGTGTCAATGCAATTCCACAAAATGAGGAGTGGAAAACCATGCTAGACAAAAGAAAAAATGGTGATTTCGAAATAATGCGCTTAGGTTATGTGGCAGATATCAACGATGTGTCAAACTTTTTTATTCAATTGCGCAGCACCGATCCTGCAAACGATTCGCATTTTAAAAATAAAGATTACGATTCAGTGGTCAATAAAGCACTGATAGAGAGCGATTCTGCAAGGCGGCAAAAATTATTTGAAGAAGGTGGTAAAATATTAGCCGAAGATCAACCTATTATGCCAATTTATAGCAGTATATCTTTGTATTTAGTGCATCCTTATGTGGTGGAATTTAAGAAAAATGTATTGAATCATTATTATTTATCAGGCGTTTACTTAAGAGAAAATCCTAAAAATATCAATTGA
- a CDS encoding peptide ABC transporter substrate-binding protein gives MKNIIKIFSLAMVYTQTTYAAVPKDPMAAKVQEINIANNQEPTTFDPHNCHEVACSSILEQIFEGLVNVDQKGVIVPAQAEKWTMSPDGKKYTFTLRKNLKWSDGTKITAQDFVYGMQRLVDPKTASENGYLLENIVNGKDINSGKATPESLGVKALNESTLEITLIRPTAYFLEVMAMISASPVQKKNVEQYGSREFTHAGKLVSNGPFVLKERKIGDKIVLEPNPNYWDKNAVYLNKVNYLILKDLVSEYRMFEAGQLHITGVIPADQYKAIKVKYAEELQSTPILSMYYYIYNLNNPKLQNKSLRKALDMTIDRTAITDSILGTGDIPSYEIVPNGMKNYTQRKPEWTNWTKEKQVLEAKKLYAEAGYSKEKPLKLQILYNTDENHKKIAIAIASMWKKSLGVEVEIANEEWKTLLDKRSTGQFEVLRLGGLATMNDAYDFLTNFQSTSVRNTPKFKNADYDKYIEQAESEVNPVLRKSLQEKAGKILMEELPFSPIMSQTRKYLKRKEVIGFKKNILEKYSFVGVYIKDKKSDLN, from the coding sequence ATGAAGAATATAATAAAGATTTTTTCTCTTGCAATGGTCTATACCCAAACAACATATGCGGCTGTGCCGAAAGATCCCATGGCAGCAAAAGTCCAAGAAATAAATATTGCAAATAACCAAGAGCCCACAACTTTTGATCCGCACAATTGCCATGAGGTTGCTTGTTCAAGTATTCTTGAGCAAATATTTGAAGGTTTAGTCAATGTTGATCAAAAGGGAGTTATTGTTCCTGCACAAGCAGAAAAATGGACAATGTCCCCTGATGGAAAAAAATATACATTTACGTTACGGAAAAATTTAAAATGGTCCGATGGGACGAAAATCACAGCACAGGATTTTGTCTATGGCATGCAAAGGTTAGTCGATCCAAAAACTGCTTCGGAAAATGGTTATTTATTGGAAAATATAGTGAATGGTAAAGACATAAATTCAGGCAAAGCAACACCAGAATCACTTGGCGTCAAAGCACTCAACGAAAGCACTCTTGAAATAACCCTTATCCGTCCCACTGCCTATTTTTTAGAAGTGATGGCGATGATCAGTGCTTCTCCCGTGCAAAAAAAGAATGTCGAGCAATACGGCTCTAGGGAATTCACTCACGCAGGAAAACTTGTGAGCAATGGTCCCTTTGTTCTGAAAGAAAGAAAAATTGGTGATAAAATAGTCCTAGAACCAAATCCAAACTATTGGGATAAAAATGCTGTTTATTTAAATAAGGTGAATTATCTTATATTAAAAGATTTGGTTTCAGAATACCGCATGTTTGAAGCAGGACAATTGCATATAACCGGTGTAATCCCTGCCGATCAATACAAAGCGATTAAAGTAAAATACGCAGAAGAGCTGCAGAGCACACCAATTCTTTCTATGTATTATTATATTTATAATTTAAACAATCCTAAATTGCAAAATAAAAGTCTGAGAAAAGCTCTCGATATGACTATCGATCGCACAGCTATCACCGACTCAATTTTAGGAACTGGAGATATTCCTTCCTACGAAATTGTGCCAAATGGGATGAAAAATTACACACAGAGAAAACCGGAATGGACTAACTGGACAAAAGAAAAACAAGTTCTTGAAGCAAAAAAACTGTATGCAGAAGCAGGTTATAGTAAAGAAAAACCGTTAAAATTACAAATTCTTTATAACACCGACGAGAACCATAAAAAAATAGCCATTGCCATTGCATCTATGTGGAAAAAGAGCTTGGGTGTTGAGGTCGAAATTGCCAATGAGGAATGGAAAACATTGCTCGACAAACGCTCGACCGGACAATTTGAAGTTTTGCGTTTAGGTGGGCTTGCCACTATGAATGACGCATATGATTTCTTAACAAACTTTCAATCCACCAGCGTGCGCAACACTCCGAAATTTAAAAATGCAGATTACGATAAATATATTGAACAGGCAGAAAGTGAAGTGAATCCTGTTTTAAGAAAATCTCTGCAAGAAAAAGCTGGGAAAATTTTAATGGAAGAACTTCCTTTTTCACCCATTATGAGCCAGACGCGTAAATATTTAAAACGGAAAGAAGTGATTGGTTTTAAAAAGAATATTTTAGAAAAATATTCTTTTGTTGGGGTTTACATAAAGGATAAAAAGAGTGATTTGAATTAA
- a CDS encoding peptide ABC transporter substrate-binding protein — protein sequence MKKYYKISAIVTLLSSIACANGLKDPLAAKVQEIHIGNFDNPKSLDPALCNEQVCDLILIQLFEGLVKENNAGDIEPAAAEKWVISDDGKTYTFTLRNNLKWSDGSKLVAQDYVYAMKRLIDPKNASEFSNILESVVNGKGIISGQKNPKTLGVRALNDTTLEIKLAQPTSYFLQYMIMHQVFPMQKKSVEQHANKGSSFAVPGKLISNGPFILTSHKIGNKLTIEKNPNYWDKESVYLNKVHFYPIVDSNTEYKMYETGQLDITAGIPTGQYKILKNKHKNDFKSTPILANYYYIFNLSNEKLKSKNLRTALSIVLDRDVITQNILEGSQRSLYDFVPFGIKDYTQAKTYWQDYPREKQLAEARKLYAEAGYSKENPFKINITYNTNDGHKKIATAIASMWKKELGVLANIQNEEWKSLLEKRINGDFELVRYSYIADINDPINFLIQFRTKELQNDARYSNNEYDKLINESMSEMDPVKRKNLLKLAGKIIIEDSPVIPIYSMTTSYLLKPSVVNLEKNMMLRFYLKNTYIREQGKAIN from the coding sequence GTGAAAAAATATTATAAAATTTCGGCCATTGTTACTTTATTATCATCCATAGCATGTGCAAATGGGCTTAAAGATCCCTTGGCTGCCAAAGTACAAGAAATTCATATTGGCAACTTTGATAATCCAAAAAGTTTGGATCCTGCACTCTGCAATGAGCAGGTGTGCGATCTTATTTTAATTCAGCTGTTTGAAGGTCTGGTAAAGGAAAATAACGCGGGTGACATAGAGCCTGCAGCAGCAGAGAAATGGGTCATATCCGATGATGGCAAAACTTATACTTTTACATTACGGAACAACCTAAAATGGTCAGACGGATCAAAACTCGTAGCGCAAGATTACGTTTACGCAATGAAACGTTTGATTGACCCTAAAAATGCTTCTGAATTTTCTAATATTTTAGAAAGTGTTGTGAATGGAAAAGGGATCATCAGCGGACAGAAGAATCCAAAAACATTAGGAGTCAGAGCTCTCAACGACACAACCCTCGAAATAAAATTAGCACAACCCACTTCCTATTTTTTGCAATACATGATCATGCATCAAGTTTTTCCTATGCAGAAAAAAAGTGTTGAACAGCATGCCAATAAAGGCTCTTCTTTCGCAGTGCCTGGCAAACTTATATCTAATGGCCCCTTTATTTTAACTTCACATAAAATTGGTAACAAATTAACTATCGAGAAAAATCCAAATTATTGGGACAAAGAATCTGTTTATTTAAATAAAGTTCATTTCTATCCCATTGTCGATAGCAATACAGAATACAAAATGTATGAAACAGGGCAGCTAGATATCACTGCCGGAATTCCAACAGGACAATATAAAATACTAAAAAATAAACACAAAAATGATTTTAAAAGCACCCCTATTTTAGCGAATTATTATTATATTTTTAATCTCAGTAATGAGAAGCTTAAAAGTAAAAATTTGCGAACAGCTTTGAGTATTGTTCTGGATAGAGACGTAATCACGCAGAATATTTTGGAAGGAAGTCAGAGATCACTTTACGATTTTGTTCCCTTTGGGATCAAAGACTATACCCAAGCTAAAACTTATTGGCAGGATTATCCGAGGGAAAAACAATTAGCTGAAGCACGTAAACTTTATGCAGAAGCGGGTTACAGTAAAGAAAATCCATTTAAAATAAATATCACTTACAATACAAATGATGGCCATAAAAAAATTGCCACTGCCATAGCGTCCATGTGGAAAAAAGAATTGGGTGTGCTTGCCAACATTCAAAATGAAGAATGGAAATCCTTACTTGAAAAAAGAATCAATGGCGATTTCGAACTGGTTCGTTATAGTTATATTGCTGATATTAACGATCCAATTAACTTTTTAATTCAATTCCGCACAAAAGAATTACAAAACGACGCGCGCTACAGTAACAATGAATATGACAAACTGATAAATGAGTCCATGAGCGAAATGGATCCTGTTAAAAGAAAAAACTTATTGAAACTAGCGGGTAAAATAATCATCGAAGATTCTCCTGTTATCCCAATTTATAGTATGACAACGAGTTATTTATTAAAACCTTCTGTAGTGAATTTAGAAAAGAATATGATGTTGCGTTTTTATCTAAAAAATACCTATATAAGGGAACAAGGAAAAGCTATCAATTAA
- a CDS encoding rhodanese-related sulfurtransferase — protein sequence MNQTSPSASHPYVNIAYYKFVQIEKPNELRATLLNFCNDLHIKGTILLANEGINSCLVGSDEAIQQYIDYMHADPRFADVEFKKSYSDHIPFRRMIIKVKNEIIPMGMDSIKPAHFTGKYVDSLELKKWLDDGEELVILDTRNDYEVDLGTFRGAIDPRLKQFREFPQWIKDNFSQHKNKKVVTFCTGGIRCEKATAFMRQEGFEEVYQLQGGILKYFEETANKAPSEDNYYDGDCFVFDYRVAVDKKLNETKYEICYGCWSPLKPEDLSSEKFKKDLYCPHCYDKYFAREAKRSETMRKNNMQALLVRQERAKEVRAKWEKEKQLSEQN from the coding sequence ATGAATCAAACTAGCCCTTCCGCTTCACATCCTTATGTTAATATTGCTTATTATAAATTCGTTCAGATAGAAAAGCCAAATGAGTTGCGCGCAACTCTCTTGAATTTTTGCAATGATTTACATATTAAAGGTACGATTCTGCTTGCCAATGAAGGTATTAATTCCTGCTTAGTTGGAAGTGATGAAGCCATTCAACAATATATCGATTATATGCACGCCGATCCACGCTTTGCGGATGTTGAATTTAAGAAAAGTTATAGCGATCATATTCCATTCCGCCGCATGATCATTAAAGTAAAAAATGAAATTATTCCTATGGGCATGGACTCTATTAAACCAGCGCATTTTACGGGTAAATATGTAGATTCCCTCGAGCTCAAAAAATGGCTCGATGACGGTGAAGAACTCGTTATTTTAGACACACGCAATGATTATGAAGTTGATCTTGGAACATTCCGAGGAGCAATTGATCCCCGCTTGAAACAATTCCGAGAGTTTCCGCAATGGATAAAAGACAATTTTTCTCAACATAAAAATAAAAAAGTTGTTACTTTCTGTACAGGTGGTATTCGCTGTGAAAAGGCGACAGCATTTATGCGCCAAGAAGGTTTTGAAGAAGTTTATCAATTGCAAGGTGGTATTCTTAAATATTTTGAAGAAACTGCCAATAAAGCACCTAGCGAAGACAATTATTATGATGGTGATTGTTTCGTTTTCGACTACAGAGTGGCCGTCGATAAGAAACTCAACGAAACAAAATACGAAATCTGTTACGGCTGCTGGTCTCCTTTAAAACCAGAAGATCTGAGCAGTGAAAAATTTAAAAAAGATCTTTATTGTCCACACTGCTATGATAAATATTTTGCCCGCGAAGCTAAACGTTCTGAAACTATGCGCAAAAATAATATGCAAGCTTTACTCGTTCGCCAAGAACGCGCTAAAGAAGTTCGAGCAAAATGGGAAAAAGAAAAACAACTTTCTGAACAGAACTAA
- a CDS encoding MFS transporter has protein sequence MYLERFKIEKYFIVFLVLFEFTVYLSNDMIMPGMLQVTQEFNEISANIPLALTAFLLGGASIQLILGPLSDSFGRRKLMVFGAGFFLFSSICLYFSSSFSEFIFFRFLQGMGTCFIGVLGYVTVQELFSEKEAVVTISLMANVALIAPLLGPLLGGAYLEFFAWRGIFLITSVLSFISFIGLYFFMPETAHFQYIENKKFTKKADLSMLPNLNILNIFKTMQNILKNKAFLSGCCLAGLNGVPILSWIALSPNILMEKLGLSSALYGFCQVPVFGGIILGTLCVSKLLNRFSLPEMVQKGSIFIIISILIMGISSIIFKENLFILILPMSLYGIGLGAYNSSLYRLILYSTNQAKGTVASLFSIITALFFAAGTKLVSLIDTSHQIVGFALFCSVCTLLALPFLFLFLKKSEKKDYETVSK, from the coding sequence ATGTATTTAGAACGTTTTAAAATTGAAAAATATTTTATAGTATTTTTAGTGCTTTTTGAATTCACGGTTTATCTTTCCAATGACATGATTATGCCAGGAATGCTGCAAGTCACTCAAGAATTCAATGAGATATCAGCAAATATTCCTCTTGCTCTCACTGCATTTTTACTTGGAGGGGCGAGTATTCAACTTATTTTAGGACCACTCTCTGATAGCTTTGGTCGACGAAAACTTATGGTCTTTGGCGCAGGTTTCTTCCTTTTTAGTTCCATATGTCTATATTTTTCAAGTAGTTTTTCAGAATTTATTTTCTTTCGCTTTTTGCAAGGTATGGGCACCTGTTTTATCGGTGTATTAGGTTACGTAACAGTGCAAGAATTATTTTCTGAAAAAGAAGCGGTTGTAACAATTTCTCTTATGGCAAATGTGGCACTCATAGCGCCTTTATTAGGACCACTATTGGGTGGTGCATATCTCGAATTTTTTGCCTGGCGTGGAATTTTTTTAATCACATCAGTTCTGTCTTTTATAAGTTTTATTGGACTGTATTTCTTTATGCCAGAAACTGCTCACTTTCAATATATAGAAAATAAGAAGTTTACTAAAAAAGCTGACCTAAGCATGCTGCCTAATTTAAATATTTTGAATATTTTTAAGACGATGCAAAATATTTTAAAAAATAAAGCTTTTCTTTCTGGTTGCTGTTTAGCTGGTTTAAACGGTGTTCCTATTTTATCGTGGATAGCACTCTCCCCAAATATATTAATGGAAAAATTGGGACTTTCATCTGCTCTCTATGGCTTTTGTCAAGTGCCTGTATTTGGAGGCATCATTCTAGGTACACTTTGTGTCTCCAAATTATTAAATAGATTTTCTCTGCCGGAAATGGTACAAAAAGGATCAATTTTTATAATTATTTCAATTCTTATAATGGGAATATCTAGCATAATCTTTAAAGAAAACCTCTTCATATTAATTCTGCCAATGAGCCTATATGGTATTGGATTAGGTGCATACAATTCTTCGCTGTATCGCTTAATATTATATTCAACCAATCAAGCTAAAGGTACAGTAGCATCTTTATTTAGTATCATAACTGCTCTGTTTTTTGCAGCTGGGACAAAATTAGTTTCCTTAATTGATACATCGCATCAAATCGTTGGCTTTGCATTATTTTGTTCAGTTTGTACTTTACTTGCATTACCGTTTTTGTTTCTTTTTTTAAAAAAATCGGAGAAGAAAGACTATGAAACGGTTTCTAAATAA
- a CDS encoding SDR family NAD(P)-dependent oxidoreductase, with protein MKRFLNKNILITGAANGIGKATAFRIACEGGNLALIDNNSEKLKELCKNLEHFSIKVVSSVCNVSDFEEVKKSIDKLAEELDGINGLSHNAGILRVYKTHEMSLKQWNELIAVNLTGTFNVNKHALPWLLKNKTSYLVNTSSSASEQPHPWLAAYAATKGAIKSFTRSLFIEYFQQGLHANCVLPGGITTDLANSFAIPDGVNINLIKTLNPLGQKLFAEPERAASVIAMLLSEDAEHINGTEIAIDGGKV; from the coding sequence ATGAAACGGTTTCTAAATAAAAATATTCTTATAACAGGAGCAGCAAACGGAATCGGCAAAGCAACTGCTTTTCGCATAGCATGTGAAGGCGGAAATTTAGCTTTAATAGATAATAATTCCGAAAAACTTAAGGAATTATGCAAAAATCTTGAACATTTTTCTATTAAAGTTGTCTCTTCTGTCTGTAACGTTTCAGATTTTGAAGAAGTTAAAAAAAGCATCGATAAATTAGCAGAAGAACTTGATGGCATAAATGGCTTGAGCCACAATGCAGGAATACTACGTGTGTATAAAACTCACGAAATGAGTTTAAAGCAATGGAATGAATTGATTGCAGTTAACTTAACAGGAACTTTTAATGTTAATAAGCATGCTTTGCCTTGGCTCCTAAAAAACAAAACAAGTTATTTAGTCAACACATCTTCCTCTGCAAGTGAACAGCCTCATCCTTGGCTTGCTGCTTATGCAGCGACGAAAGGTGCTATAAAGTCATTTACCCGCTCTTTATTTATTGAATATTTCCAACAAGGCTTGCATGCAAACTGTGTTTTACCAGGCGGTATCACCACTGACCTCGCAAATTCATTTGCCATTCCCGATGGAGTTAATATCAATTTAATTAAAACTTTAAATCCGCTTGGACAAAAGCTTTTTGCCGAGCCAGAAAGGGCCGCCAGTGTAATTGCTATGCTTTTATCCGAAGATGCTGAGCATATAAATGGGACTGAAATCGCGATAGATGGTGGGAAAGTCTAA
- a CDS encoding alpha/beta fold hydrolase, with protein sequence MNIKNVFNFYSRYGKICYYDNKLDKDILLFIHGLSVCKEVFYKQIELLNNDFRIIAIDLLGHGGSENASHDFDYAYTVQGYSDCIIEFLTLFGAKAVTVYGWSMGGSIAIELLERYSGVKKIYIDSCTPVSYIQGNMRKAYLFNKVARLIIKKFYTYDEAIDCLKKGGIVPNHTHSFQKIEPVIEGFLRANGNMREISFASLMEMKGVSPKECVEKQREKVKILVGAKDPRINIKYLKKHFADITEIYPKSGHAIFWDNPSTLKQLLEQN encoded by the coding sequence ATGAATATCAAAAATGTATTTAATTTTTATTCTCGTTACGGGAAAATTTGTTATTATGATAATAAATTGGATAAAGACATTTTGCTTTTTATTCATGGACTATCAGTGTGCAAAGAAGTGTTTTATAAACAAATTGAACTTTTAAATAATGATTTTAGAATTATTGCGATTGACTTATTGGGGCATGGGGGCAGTGAAAATGCATCTCATGATTTTGATTATGCTTATACAGTTCAAGGTTATAGTGATTGTATTATAGAATTTTTAACATTATTTGGAGCAAAAGCGGTGACAGTTTATGGTTGGTCGATGGGAGGCTCCATAGCAATAGAATTGCTTGAGCGTTATTCTGGTGTCAAAAAAATTTATATTGATAGTTGCACGCCCGTGTCTTATATACAAGGTAACATGCGAAAAGCATATTTATTTAATAAAGTAGCACGTCTTATTATTAAAAAATTTTACACTTACGATGAAGCAATTGATTGTTTAAAAAAGGGTGGAATTGTTCCAAACCATACCCATAGTTTTCAAAAAATTGAACCTGTGATTGAAGGATTTTTACGTGCGAATGGGAATATGCGTGAAATCAGTTTTGCTTCTTTAATGGAAATGAAAGGGGTAAGCCCCAAAGAATGCGTTGAAAAACAGCGTGAAAAAGTAAAAATATTAGTTGGTGCAAAAGATCCTAGGATAAATATAAAATATTTAAAAAAACACTTTGCAGATATCACAGAGATTTATCCCAAATCAGGCCATGCTATTTTTTGGGATAATCCCAGCACTCTAAAGCAATTGCTTGAGCAAAATTAA